The Culex pipiens pallens isolate TS chromosome 2, TS_CPP_V2, whole genome shotgun sequence DNA window AcaattcaactgtcatttttcgctGAATATTAAGCAGAATTACTCATAATTTGCAGAGACTCTGCATTTATTTCAGCCGAGCGAtaagggttcgttcaaaaattacgtccatgaataggggaggggggggggtctagggtttgtgacagcccatgttaaaggtataggaaaagtgcgtgacaggggggaggggggggggggtctgaaatcccaaaaaatccctggacgtaatatttgaacaagcCCTAAGTTATTCTGATTTCGGCATAATTCTGCCGAAGTTTGGCAAAACTTTCTgtgtgtaaaattaaaaaaaaatctgaaaagtgaaagttcagaaatttaatattcatattacaaaaaaaatctaaaataataaaaatgtattttaagaaattcaagcatttaaagcgtggtgtaggggtaagcgtgattgcctttcacccagtcggcctgggttcgatcccagacggtccaggtggcatttttcgagacgagatttgtctgatcacgccttccgtcggacgggaagtaaatgttggccccggactaacctaaaaaggttaggtcgttagctcagtccaggtgtagaagtcgtctccctgggtcctgtctcggtggagtcgctggtaggcagttggactaacaatccaaaggtcgtcagttcgaatcccgggatggatggaagctaaggtgtaaaaagaggtttgcaattgcctcaaacacctagtttcgagtaggaatctcgcaatcgagaacgccaaggcaatgctgtagagcgaataatttgatttttgaagcatttaaagcatttaaaaatcataagtcatgaattttaaaaattcaaatattttaaaattcaaaaattataaagatctcaaatctaaaaacaaaacaaatatattcaaaacttaaaagcattcaaattcaataatttagaaattcaaataaacaaaaactgagaaaaaattactttaagatttaaaaataaaaaaaagttaaaaatggaAGATTCAacaatttaagcatttaaaaatttagaaacaccaaaattgaataatttcaaaacgtaaaaattaaaagattaaaaaaatttgaagcttgCTTACTAGCGTTGCTTTAACaacgaaaatataaataaatcaatcaaaaatattttttaaaattatgttcaatatgaaaattctgaatttaaaaatgattaaataataaaataaaagataaacaaaatcaaatttgaattgttgtTCGGCTAGTACATCACAAAAttcattatttcaatattttatcaccgctaattcttcaattcttaatcactataaagtggttttggggtcatacttaagatTGACAATCGACAatatgacaattttgaaaaatatatagattttaattgtatcatttttttgctgaaacttTGCATAAAACATGCATCTGATAAAGTGTGTTCGAATGTATTTATAGACAAACATGATAAGAACACTGattctgttttgtttttgtcaacaGTATCTTTTGACATacatactgccgttctacgcataattgtcccatgtcagttttggacgattttgactttatgacatttttaagtttagtttgatgtgtactttgagaaaaacacataaaatctggtactttgttcggaaactcattaaaaacaacaccaagtctgtttgtcccatcgttgtacttctacgcataattgtcccaccaagtattttctttccgaaatcattagttttacgaagcattatgtcttgtttacctgttgtatagcaagagaatcacaaatgagggtgataaactgctaactggggtgattaaggacacatagggcgaataggaacccacgggacaattatgcgtagaaacgcagaaatcggtcgaaaaatttcaatcgcgtttttctcagttgcacttttttgaacatgggacaattatgcgtagaacggcagcatattgtttgaaacaaattaaatacaatTATAATTTGAATgcgaaagttttttgaaaactgatctGTCCATATCTTTACCATTCCCCCTAAGAATTGCCTATTCCCCCTCCCCAGGGTGAACTTCATCACCGTTTGAGAAACCTTGCTTTGAATAATATCGAGcataaatttcagaaattttaaatatttaaataaaaaaaatataaaatttaaaagtataaaattcagatatttttaaagataataaataaatgattcaaataaataaaaatgccaaattataaaaaaatctgaaatacaaatatacaaaatttcataaattaaattaaagaattcaaaaattttattatgcaaaaattaaaaattcagtatttttagataattttagtttaaaaatttaccTATTTTATAATccggaaattataaaaaaatctgttatacAATCCTGTTATAAATTATACTTTGCCATAATTTCCCTGCCGGTCATATTCAAactaattaaatataattattgttgttgtttgaaaaaaactattaaagaaaattcgaaaaatcattCTAAGATTCTACTGAAGTATTTGTTAAAGTAATTCAAGCCGGCATCAatcgccgctgctgctgctcatgTTCAAAGTGGCCTCCTTCAGCCAACGAACGTGCAACGTGCGGTGTCGATTGTGAATATTGTGATACCTAACCTAATTGATAATCGCCCATTAGCGCCGAAGTGCGCATAATAAATTGTGCAGCTCCAATATTATAAACTCTCAGGCAGGCGGCTCTCCTTGAGGTGGTGTCTTCTTTCGCCGTCTATCTATCTAGCATTGATTCTAGCTTTCCAGCGTGGTCAATTCTTAGTGCGAGGTGCTGCTTACGTGGATGAGATTTCGTGTTCTGTCGTCGTTGATGCTACTATTTCGCGATACGCATCGATAGCGAGTGCTAATCCGACTGATTGTTTAATCAATTAGCATTGCGATCGAGTTGTTAACGTCgtgcttttttctttgtttacagAGTTGCTGCAGTCGTAGTCGTCCCGCGGATCTACGGGAACGAACGAAGAAGGACGGACATCTTGTTGCtttgttttaagtttattttattttgagttgCACGCAGAGCGGCAACCCCTCTCCACCGAATCCGGAATCCGGTGTGTCCACATCCAATCGTTTTTTTTGTGACccagaaccagcagcagcagcatggcGTCCAGTCCGCGAGCCGGTGGCGGTGGTGCACAGCGACCGAACGGCGCCACACAGAACAAAATCTGCCAGTTCAAGCTGGTCCTGCTGGGCGAGTCGGCGGTCGGCAAGTCCTCGCTGGTGTTACGGTTCGTCAAGGGTCAGTTCCACGAGTACCAGGAGAGCACGATCGGGGCCGCGTTTCTCACGCAGACAGTCTGCATCGACGACACGACGGTCAAGTTCGAGATCTGGGACACGGCCGGACAGGAACGGTGAGTTGGTGTGGAGTGGTTATCCAGGAGTCTCCTTACTAATGAATTATTTTATCCTGACAGGTACCACAGTCTCGCCCCAATGTATTACCGAGGTGCTCAGGCAGCCATCGTTGTCTACGATATTCAGAACCAGGACAGCTTTGCACGTGCTAAAACGTGGGTCAAAGAGCTTCAGCGACAGGTGAGAGAGATCTTAGTCTGCGTGACCCGGATCATGATGATTCTAATTCTTGGCTATTATCTTGAAGGCATCGCCGAACATTGTGATTGCGCTGGCCGGCAACAAGGCCGATCTCGCCAACAGTCGCGTCGTCGACTACGAGGAGGCTAAGCAATACGCGGACGACAACGGGCTGCTGTTCATGGAGACGTCGGCCAAGACCGCCGTGAACGTGAACGACATCTTTCTTGCAATAGGTGAGTCTTTTTCGACAGAAACAGCTGTTTCTCTGTATGAATCACTGTCAACGTCACAAGGGGGTTGGAAGACCGAATCaatgtcagtttgctttggctGCGCGGTTATAATTGGTTTATCGATGGAATGTTTTTTGTTGCCCCTCCCTTCCTGCACCCGCTCACCCGTTTGGCATATTGTTGCACTGCAAAATTACATGAACCCGCGTTGCCACCTGCTGCTGGCTGTGGCCAGTTACAATCGATTTTTTGCTCTCCCCCCTTCGATGGTCAATCGCGCGGATGCGACTGTATCGACCATCGTGCGAGCGtacaatgtgtgtgtgtgttgaagaggtgcaaaaatgtttttgttttcgtttttttttgtttcgttcatCCTCCTCCATCCTACTACGTCTGCTGTTGTTGGTCGTAATTCAGTCATTCATGGCGGGCTCACGGTCGCACGGTGTAAATGGTGCATGTAATTCATGCTAATTTGTGTGGATCGGTGACGTCATGTAGATGTGGTGTGAGGCGAACTTTCAACACTTTATTGGTTTACTAAggctacaaatatttaaaaaaaagtttttttttttcataattggcACAAgcaatcaatttaattttttatcactttaaaaataaagttgcacaatacatattttttaatcttcgaaattttttgatgtgtACTACTAAAAAGACAACTATTAttgagccatagtgcgtgatggtgcattttctgatcttttaattaaaaataacttcaaaattttaatatcaagcttaactattgaaaacatGCTCAAATAGATAATTTCACTTATTCAATAATTTagactaaatttcaaaattgttctaatatttttattgaagagatcagaaaatttcgtaaaagctacacttttttttaaataaaaaaaatattttcaaagctcAAAAAACCTAATAAAAACGAAAATGTATACCTTAAAGCTTCAAttataacaaataaataaaaaaatgtgaagttcTTTTACGATAGCAATTttgattttgcttaaaaaaaaaagattttcaataatttttggccagattttcgatattttacaaaaccacgattttttttttcaaaaaaatcatatctccttaACCAGATTCTGCACTACTATAATTAAGTACGTACACTAGGAAATCAACTTAtagtcataaaaatttaaatctcaaTAGGGATTTTttcgtgtatcttttttttctgttaagtcttaaggagctattacactacggcaaacaaacaaattcgccctttttgacagtttgcctgctttgttttagaggtgggcaaaaaaagagcgagccgctcaaagagccggatcactgaaaagagcaaacgaaccgtggctcagaaaaaaagaaccgcggttcttttttaaacttcggtcttttgaaagaactatatcaagatggcatgatttatgttataaatatagtttattgaatttccaaaaaaaatagtattaaatttgtttttgagaattgaaaatgcaatttcaaatatttcaatgcttataaaagtTGATTCCAAACTCgatcccaaaagtaaatgattttctaaacaaaatgaaaaaaaacttttcattgaacaactgattgtacattaaagtattaccggaatacaaatttgagcattccaAATTGCAtgacttgtaaaatattaccaaaaatctactgaatagtttagagatttttgaaaaaaataaataaataaataaacgcaTTCGTTCGATCAAAACttcagcgtttatagacttCATCGATTAAataagaatgtagaaaagagttgacagaatattttcttcaaataaaatatcagcattagttcaattcttgcagaaataaacgttatttaaaaattaaaaacaatttttccagcatccaagatttaagtttggatgccattcaattactcgagTAGTAATGTTGACAaagagaccaccaagacctatgtttgacaagggcatcttctcgttt harbors:
- the LOC120420492 gene encoding ras-related protein Rab-5B; this encodes MASSPRAGGGGAQRPNGATQNKICQFKLVLLGESAVGKSSLVLRFVKGQFHEYQESTIGAAFLTQTVCIDDTTVKFEIWDTAGQERYHSLAPMYYRGAQAAIVVYDIQNQDSFARAKTWVKELQRQASPNIVIALAGNKADLANSRVVDYEEAKQYADDNGLLFMETSAKTAVNVNDIFLAIAKKLPKNEGTGPQQNIRPTQNEQSRQNSGCCSK